One genomic window of Actinoplanes lobatus includes the following:
- a CDS encoding YncE family protein, whose translation MTSDMLAVASQSGETVEFFELDRYRHLGSVMVPPEPHEVLLDPARRLLYVSHTYRSGHYLDHTGHAQQLSIIDVDSRQIVDILDLAPERAPHGLHLDAGRDLLYVSVEAGPAGPGGLLVLDASRRKVVGRIDAEADQPHWFAVTPDGATAYTANKRAAYISVLDLGNGTIVNRIPVPGTEEITATPDGRYVYAAAPAIDPATAAEAGGRILVIDTTTHRVINTIATALPVSPLHVTTGGTLLAGQWRHTIGTDGEFTPLDGVLNTYDTDDWTLTGTTDTQRLPINIRSDPSGRRAFVSNLNSGTVSVVELPSMRTLTVLTVDRSGRTTGKRYGQGAHGLTFISR comes from the coding sequence ATGACGAGCGACATGCTGGCGGTGGCCAGCCAGAGCGGTGAAACCGTCGAGTTCTTCGAGCTGGACAGGTATCGGCACCTCGGTTCCGTCATGGTGCCTCCCGAGCCGCACGAAGTACTTCTGGATCCCGCCAGGCGGCTGCTGTACGTCAGCCATACGTACCGTTCCGGGCACTACCTCGACCACACCGGCCACGCCCAGCAGCTCAGCATCATCGATGTCGACAGCCGGCAGATCGTGGACATTCTCGACCTCGCCCCCGAGCGTGCCCCGCACGGGTTGCATCTGGACGCCGGGCGCGACCTGCTGTACGTCAGCGTTGAGGCGGGACCGGCGGGTCCGGGCGGTCTCCTCGTCCTCGACGCGTCCCGGCGTAAGGTCGTCGGCCGGATCGACGCCGAGGCCGACCAGCCACACTGGTTCGCCGTCACCCCGGACGGCGCCACCGCCTACACCGCCAACAAGCGAGCCGCGTACATCTCCGTGCTCGACCTCGGCAACGGCACCATCGTGAACCGCATCCCCGTACCCGGCACGGAGGAGATCACCGCAACCCCGGACGGCCGGTACGTCTACGCCGCCGCGCCCGCCATCGACCCGGCCACTGCCGCGGAAGCGGGCGGGCGCATCCTGGTCATCGACACCACCACCCACCGGGTGATCAACACCATCGCCACCGCCCTGCCGGTCAGCCCTCTGCACGTGACCACCGGCGGAACCCTCCTGGCCGGGCAGTGGCGACACACCATCGGAACCGACGGTGAGTTCACACCCCTCGACGGCGTGCTCAACACCTACGACACCGACGACTGGACCCTCACCGGCACCACCGACACCCAACGTCTGCCGATCAACATCCGCAGCGACCCCTCCGGGAGACGAGCCTTCGTGTCCAACCTCAACTCGGGCACCGTCAGCGTCGTGGAGTTGCCCAGCATGCGGACGCTCACTGTTCTCACTGTCGACCGAAGCGGCAGGACCACCGGCAAACGGTACGGCCAAGGCGCACACGGACTCACCTTCATCAGCCGCTGA